The following nucleotide sequence is from Aquarana catesbeiana isolate 2022-GZ linkage group LG08, ASM4218655v1, whole genome shotgun sequence.
acaatgtaaagtagtgagtgtacagcttgtataacagtgtaaatttgctgtcccctcaaaataactcaacacacagccattaatgtctaaaccgctggcaacaaaagtgagtacacccctaagagaaaatgtccacattgggcccaaagtgtcaatattttgtgtggcctccattattttccagcactgccttaaccctcttgggcatggaggtcaccagagcttcacaggttgtcactggagtcctcttcccctcccccatgatgacatcacagagctggtagatgttagagaccttgcgctcctccaccttccgtttgaggatgtcccacagatgatcaatagggtttaggtctggagacatgcttggccagtccatcacctttaccctcagcttctttagcaaggcagtggtggtcttggaggtgtgtttggggtggttatcatgttggaatactgccctgcggcccagtctctgaagggaggggatcatgctctgcttcagtatgtcacagtacatgttggcattcatggttccctcaatgatctgtagccccccagtgccagcagcactcatgcagccccagaccatgacactcccaccaccatgcttgactgtagacaagacacacttgtctttgtactcctcacctggttgcccccacacacgcttgtcaccatctgaaccaaataagtttatcttggtctcatcagaccacaggacatggttccagtaatccatgtccttagtctgcttgtcttcagcaaactgtttgcggactttcttgtgcatcatctttagaagaagcttccttctgggatgacagccatgcagaccaatttgatgcagtgtgcggcgtatggtctgagcactgacaggctgaccccccacccctacaacctctgcagcaatgctggcagcactcatacgtctatttcccaaagacaacctctggatatgacgctgatcacgtgacctcaacttctttggtggaccatggcgaggcctgttctgaggggaacctgtcctgttataccgctgtatggtcttggccaccgtgctgcagattagtttcagggtcttggcaatcttcttatagcctaggccatcttcatgtagagcgacaattcttttttttttttaaccacttgacgaccgcctcatgacgatttacgtcggcaaggtggcacgggcaggcagaatcacgtacatatacgtaaTCTGCTTcctgcgggcagggggtccgatcggaccccccccggtgcctgaggcggtcggctattgtccagcggcgatcggagatgagggggagaccatccatttgtggccccccccccccctcgcgatcgccgccggccaatagaATAAtttctctgctgctgtatgctaaacagcagcaaaggaaatgatgtcatctctcctcggctcggtattttccgttccggcactgaggagagaagacatcactgtgagtgcacaaacattacacacagtagaacatgccaggcacacaaaacacccccctttaccccccgatcgcgccccccccccccccctgtcacactgacaccgagcagtttttttttttttttttttctgattactgcattggtgtcagtttgtgacagttactgtgttagggcagttagtgttagccccctttaggtctagggtaccccccctaataaaaagttttaaccccttgatcaccccccatcaccagtgtcactaagcgatcatttttctgatcgctgtattagtgtcgctggtgacgctagttagggaggtaaatatttaggttcgtcgtcgttttatagcgacagggacccccatatactatccaataaatgttttaaccccttgattgccccctagttaaccctttcaccactgatcaccgtataaccgttacgggtgacgctggttagttcgtttattttttatagtgtcacgtttattaccgaataaaggtttagccccctgatcgcccggcggtgatatgcgtcgccccaggcagcgtcagattagcgccagtaccgctaatacccatgcacgcagcatacgcctcccttagtggtatagtatctgtacggatcaatatctgatccgatcagatctatactagcgtcccaggcattccctcccgctgcttgtaaaagcagtctagaggctaattggctgctaggattgcttttacatgaaagccgaccgctggctgaaaagaatgataccaagatgatacctaaacctgcaggcatcattctggtataaccactcaaagtcgtgaatggcgtacctgaagacaaaaaaatggttaacaataaaacacagtaaacggtaaagtataaaaaattgcatacctgaaaaacaaacatgataaaacataatttttgatttcactcttcactgcctatcacagtttcggaggccatggaatgcccaggtggcacaaaactccccccaaatgaccccattttggaaagtagacaccccaagctattttctgagaggtatagtgagtattttgcagacctcactttttgtcacaaagtgttgaaaattgaaaaaaaaaaaagttttttcttgtctttcttcattttcaaaaacaaatgagagctgcaaaatactcaccatgcctctcagcaaatagcttggggtgtctactttccaaaatggggtcatttggggggggttttgtgccacctgggcattccatggcctccgaaactgtgataggcagtgaagagtgaaatcaaaaatttacacccttagaaatcctgaaggcagtgattggttttcggggccccgtacgcggctaagctcccaaaaagtcccacacatgtggtatccccatactcaggagaagcagcagaatgtattttggggtgcaattccacatatgcccatggcctgtgtgagcaatatatcatttagtgacaactttttgtaattttttttttttttgtcattattcaatcacttgggacaaaaaaaataaatattcaatgagctcaacattcctctcagcaatttccttggggtgtctactttccaaaatggggtaatttgtgggggttttataccgccctgccattttagcacctcaagaaacgacataggcagtcataaactaaaagctgtgtaaattccagaaaatgtaccctagtttgtagacgctataacttttgcgcaaaccaataaatatacgcttattgacattttttttaccaaagacatgtggccgaatacattttggcctaaatgtatgactaaaattgagtttattggaatttttttataacaaaaagtagaaaatatcaattttttttcaaaattttcggtctttttccatttatagcgcaaaaaataaaaactgcagaggtgatcaaataccatcaaaagaaagctctatttgtcagaagaaaaggacgcaaatttcgtttgggtacagcattgcatgaccgcgcaattagcagttaaagtgacgcagtgccaaattggaaaaagacctctggtccttaggcagcataatggtccggggctcaagtggttcagatcctcagagagttctttgccatgaggttccatgttgtacttccagtgaccagtatgagagagtgagagcgataacaccaatttaacacacctgctccccattcacacctgagaccttgtaacactaacgagtcacatgacaccggggagggaaaatggctaattggggcccaatttggagattttcacttaggggtgtactgacttttgtgagataattcacatacagcccctcccccggtgatatacacacacacagcccctcccccggtgatatacacacagcccctcccccggtgatatacacacagcccctcccccggtgatatacacacagcccctcccccggtgatatacacatacacacagcccctcccccggtGGGGatatacacacagcccctcccccggtgatatacacacagcccctccccccggtgatatacacacagcccctcccccgggtgatatacacacagcccctcccccgggtgatatacacacagcccctcccccggtgatatacacacagcccctcccccgggtgatatacacacagcccctcccccggtgatatacacacagcccctcccccggtgatatacacacagcccctcccccggtgatatacacacagcccctcccccggtgatatacacacagcccctcccccggtgatatacacacagcccctcccccggtgatatacacacacacacagcccctcccccggtgatattatatacacacagcccctcccccggtgatattatatacacacagcccctcccccggtgatattatatacacacagcccctcccccggtgatattatatacacacagcccctcccccggtgatattatatacacacagcccctcccccggtgatattatatacacacagcccctcccccggtgatattatatacacacagcccctcccccggtgatattatatacacacagcccctcccccggtgatatacacacacacagcccctcccccggtgatattatatacacacagcccctcccccggtGGAGTACCTGTCACCTTGTCCTCCAGTTTGATGAAGGCCACCTTCCCCTTGGATGTCAGTCTCATCCTCCCCGTCCAATCTGGTTCTTCCAACTTCCAGTCCGAGGCCCTGAGAGTACAGACAGGGGGAGTCACCCGGGGGAGGGGGTTATAGTATCAGAGTCCCCTGTGTACCCCGGTTGGAGGAGGGGTGgatatggaggggggaggggtgttgtagCCCTGAGCTCCGCCCTAATCTGTATCCCCCTTGGAGGCCTGAGGTGGGTATGGAGGGGTTTTGTAGTACTTGTATCCCAGATAGTAGGATGTGGGTGAGGGGTATGAAGGGGTGTTATAGTACAGAGTCCCCCCCCTCTTCTTTATCCCCGATCATAGGGAGGGGGATTGTAGTACTgaggtctcctctcctctggttggtgggatggggaggggggggaggtgttGTAGTACAGATGATACCTATGATTGATTGTATGAGGTGGAGGGGTGTTGTAGTACGGGGTCCCCCCTTCACCTTTATCTCTGGTCATAGGGATGTGGGGGATGGGTATAAGGTGGAGGGGTGTTGTAGTACCACTACCCAAAGTTGGAGGGATGTGGGGGATGGGTATGGAGGGGGTTTGTAGTACCTGTACTCCAGATAGCAGCTGGGTGAGGGGTATGAAGGGGTGTtatagtacagagcccccctcacatttaGTTCTGGTCATAAGGATGTGGGGGATGGGTATAAGCTGGAGGGGTGTTGTAGTACGGGGTCCCTCCTGTTGGGGGAGGAGTATTGTAGTACCTGTAGCCCCGGTTGGGGAGATGTGGGGGATGGGTATGGAGGGGTGTtgtagtacagagccccccccctcatATTTAGTTCTGGTCATAAGGATGTGGGGGATGGGTATGAGGTGGAGGGGTATTGTAGTACGGGGCCCCCCCGGGTGGGGGAGGAGTATTGTAGTACCTGTAGCCCCGGTTGGGGAGATGTGGGGGATGGGTATGGAGGGGTGTTGTAGTTCGGGGTCCCTCCCGTTGGGGGAGGAGTATTGTAGTACCTGTAGCCCCGGTTGGAGGCCCGGGGTGGGATCCGGTACACACTGATCTCCGGTTTCACACACAGTACGGACTCGTACTCCGCCTCCGCCGCCATCTTCACTCCGCCCGACCGATCAGCTGACAGACCGACTTCCGCCCGTCACCATGGAGACCACATCCGGGGAGCCGACCAATCAGAGCCCCGGGGACGTCACGTGACTCCGAGGAACGTCATGGCGCCATTTCTGAAAAAAGTGAGGAGAGAACTCCGCCCCCAACCCGCCCACACCCCGCCCACACCCCGCCCCCCCATATACAGAGCGTCGGACACTTTCCTGACCTGTGTGAGAAACTTCTGATGTCAGCTGTCTCCTCATcaccgatcatctcctgtactatgtctgcagtctctgatcatctcctgtaccatgtctgcagtctctgatcatctcctgtattatgtctgcagtctctgatcatctcctgtactatgtctgcagtctctgatcatctcctgtattatgtctgcagtctctgatcatctcctgtattatgtctgcagtctctgatcatctcctgtactatgtctgcagtctctgatcatctcctgtatcatgtctgcagtctctgatcatctcctgtactatgtctgcagtctctgatcatctcctgtactatgtctgcagtctctgaccatctcctgtactatgtctgcagtctctgatcatctcctgtatcatgtctgcagtctctgatcatctcctgtactatgtctgcagtctctgatcatctcctgtactatgtctgcagtctctgatcatctcctgtactatgtctgcagtctctgatcatctcctgtactatgtctgcagtctctgatcatctcctgtactatgtctgcagtctctgatcatctcctgtattatgtctgcagtctctgatcatctcctgtactatgtctgcagtctctgatcatctcctgtattatgtctgcagtctctgatcatctcctgtactatgtctgcagtctctgatcatctcctgtatcatgtctgcagtctctgatcatctcctgtactatgtctgcagtctctgatcatctcctgtactatgtctgcagtctctgatcatctcctgtactatgtctgcagtctctgatcatctcctgtactatgtccgcagtctctgatcatctcctgtattatgtctgcagtctctgatcatctcctgtactatgtctgcagtctctgatcatctcctgtactatgtctgcagtctctgatcatctcctgtactatgtctgcagtctctgatcatctcctgtattatgtctgcagtctctgatcgtctcctgtattatgtctgcagtctctgatcatctcctgtactatgtccgcagtctctgatcatctcctgtactatgtccgcagtctctgatcatctcctgtattatgtctgcagtctctgatcatctcctgtattatgtccgcagtctctgatcatctcctgtattatgtctgcagtctctgatcatctcctgtactatgtctgcagtctctgatcatctcctgtactatgtctgcagtctctgatcatctcctgtactatgtctgcagtctctgatcatctcctgtattatgtctgcagtctctgatcatctcctgtactatgtctgcagtctctgatcatctcctgtactatgtctgcagtctctgatcatctcttgtattatgtctgcagtctctgatcatctcctgtattatgtcctgtattatgtctgcagtctctgatcatctcctgtactatgtctgcagtctctgatcatctcctgtactatgtccgcagtctctgatcatcttctgtattatgtctgcagtctctgatcatctcttgtattatgtctgcagtctctgatcatctcctgtattatgtctgcagtctctgatcatctcctgtactatgtctgcagtctctgatcatctcctgtactatgtctgcagtctctgatcatctcctgtactatgtctgcagtctctgatcatctcttgtattatgtctgcagtctctgatcatctcctgtactatgtccgcagtctctgatcatctcctgtactatgtctgcagtctctgatcatctcttgtattatgtctgcagtctctgatcatctcctgtactatgtctgcagtctctgatcatctcctgtactatgtctgcagtctctgatcatctcttgtattatgtctgcagtctctgatcatctcctgtactatgtccgcagtctctgatcatcttctgtattatgtctgcagtctctgatcatctcttgtattatgtctgcagtctctgatcatctcttgtattatgtctgcagtctctgatcatctcctgtactatgtctgcagtctctgatcatctcttgtattatgtctgcagtctctgatcatctcctgtactatgtctgcagtctctgatcatctcctgtactatgtctgcagtctctgatcatctcctgtactatgtctgcagtctctgatcatctcttgtattatgtctgcagtctctgatcatctcctgtactatgtctgcagtctctgatcatctcctgtactatgtctgcagtctctgatcatctcttgtattatgtctgcagtctctgatcatctcctgtactatgtccgcagtctctgatcatcttctgtattatgtctgcagtctctgatcatctcttgtattatgtctgcagtctctgatcatctcttgtattatgtctgcagtctctgatcatctcctgtactatgtctgcagtctctgatcatctcctgtactatgtccgcagtctctgatcatcttctgtattatgtctgcagtctctgatcatctcttgtattatgtctgcagtctctgatcatcacctgtactatgtctgcagtctctgatcatctcctgtactatgtctgcagtctctgatcatctcctgtattatgtctacagtctctgatcatctcctgtatcatgtctgcagtctctgatcatctcctgtattatgtctgcagtctctgatcatctcctgtattatgtctacagtctctgatcatctcctgtatcatgtctgcagtctctgatcatctcctgtactatgtctgcagtctctgatcatctcctgtattatgtctgcagtctctgatcatctcctgtattatgtctgcagtctctgatcatctcctgtattatgtctgcagtctctgatcatctcctgtaatatgtctgcagtctctgatcatctcctgtactatgtctgcagtctctgatcatctcctgtactatgtctgcagtctctgatcatctcctgtattatgtctgcagtctctgatcatcacctgtactatgtctgcagtctctgatcatctcctgtattatgtctgcagtctctgatcatctcttgtattatgtctgcagtctctgatcatctcttgtattatgtctgcagtctctgatcattctcctgtactatgtctgcagtctctgatcatctcctgtactatgtccgcagtctctgatcatcttctgtattatgtctgcagtctctgatcatctcttgtattatgtctgcagtctctgatcatcacctgtactatgtctgcagtctctgatcatctcctgtatcatgtctgcagtctctgatcatctcctgtattatgtctacagtctctgatcatctcctgtattatgtctgcagtctctgatcatctcctgtaatatgtctgcagtctctgatcatctcctgtactatgtctgcagtctctgatcatctcctgtactatgtctgcagtctctgatcatctcctgtattatgtctgcagtctctgatcatcacctgtactatgtctgcagtctctgatcatctcctgtattatgtctgcagtctctgatcatctcctgtattatgtctgcagtctctgatcatcacctgtactatgtctgcagtctctgat
It contains:
- the LOC141105191 gene encoding adaptin ear-binding coat-associated protein 1, with protein sequence MAAEAEYESVLCVKPEISVYRIPPRASNRGYRASDWKLEEPDWTGRMRLTSKGKVAFIKLEDKVTGELFAQAPVDQFPGIAVETVTDSSRYFVLRIQDGNGRSAFIGIGFSDRGDAFDFNVSLQDHFK